In one Coccinella septempunctata chromosome 6, icCocSept1.1, whole genome shotgun sequence genomic region, the following are encoded:
- the LOC123315253 gene encoding tropomyosin-1 gives MDAIKKKMQAMKLEKDNASDKADAMEAQAKDANLRAEKVNEEVRELQKKLTQVETDFETTKTNLEQANNLLEEKEKQLTQVEAEMASLNRKVQTIEEDLERSEERLGTATTKLAEASQAADESSRMCKVLENRAQQDEERMDQLTNQLKEARMLAEDADNKSDEVSRKLAFVEDELEVAEDRVKGGDAKIMELEEELKVVGNSLKSLEVSEEKANQRVEEFKKQLKTLTVKLKEAEARAEYAEKTVKKLQKEVDRLEDELGINKDRYKSLADEMDSTFAELAGY, from the exons ATGGACGCCATCAAGAAGAAAATGCAAGCTATGAAGCTTGAAAAGGACAATGCTTCAGATAAGGCAGATGCGATGGAGGCGCAGGCCAAGGATGCGAACCTCCGTGCTGAAAAGGTGAACGAGGAGGTCCGTGAGTTGCAAAAGAAGCTCACACAGGTCGAAACTGACTTTGAGACTACCAAGACCAACCTGGAACAGGCCAACAACCTTTTGGAAGAAAAGGAAAAGCAGTTGACTCAG GTTGAAGCTGAAATGGCCTCTCTGAACCGTAAAGTCCAGACCATTGAAGAAGACCTTGAACGATCGGAAGAGCGTCTAGGAACTGCCACAACAAAATTGGCCGAAGCCTCCCAAGCAGCCGATGAAAGCAGCCGTATGTGCAAAGTATTGGAAAACAGGGCCCAACAAGACGAGGAACGTATGGACCAACTTACCAACCAACTCAAAGAAGCTCGTATGCTGG CTGAGGATGCTGACAACAAATCAGATGAAGTATCCCGCAAGCTGGCCTTCGTTGAAGACGAGCTCGAAGTAGCTGAAGACCGTGTTAAAGGAGGTGACGCCAAGATCATGGAACTGGAGGAGGAATTGAAAGTTGTAGGTAACTCCCTGAAGTCTCTGGAGGTGTCAGAAGAGAAGGCCAACCAGAGAGTGGAAGAATTCAAGAAACAGCTCAAAACCTTGACAGTCAAACTGAAGGAAGCTGAAGCTAGAGCCGAATATGCTGAAAAGACTGTGAAGAAACTGCAGAAGGAAGTCGACAGGCTAGAAG